The region ATTTATTTCACAACTGTCATGCGCTTGAACTCTTGCTCGTCTATGACCTGCACGCCCAGACCGATCGCCTTTTCGAGCTTGGATCCCGGATCGGCGCCGGCGAGCAGAAAATCGGTCTTCTTGCTGACGGAGCTCGAGACACGTCCTCCAAGGCCCTCTATTATCGCCGAAGCGCCCTCGCGAGTGAAATCCTCCAAAGCGCCGGTGAGCACAAACGTCTTGCCGGCAAGCGGGCATGCGCCCTCTGCGATCCGCTCGTCTGACATTCGCACACCGGACGCGCGCAACTTCTCTATCAACCGCGCGTTCTCTTCCTGGTGAAAGAAAAAGGCGATGCTCTTTGCGATGCGCGGGCCAATCTCCCTGACGCTCAGCAGATCGCTCTCGTCAGCGGCGGCAAGCGCTTCGATTGAGCGAAAGCGCTCTGTGACGACCTTCGCCACGTGACTGCCGACATGGCGTATTCCCAGCCCGAAAACCAGTCGCCAGAGAGGTCTGTCCCTTGCCGCGTCAATAGCGTTGACAAGGTTATCCGCGGCCCTGTCTTTGAAACCCGGGAGCTCACCGACACGCTCGCGTGTCAGGTTGAAGATGTCGCCGACGTCTTTGACAAAACGTTTCTCGAGGAGCTGCATGACGGTCGCCTCGCCAAGCCCCTCTATATCCATGGCGATGCGGCTGCCGAAATGCAGTATGCGCTCAAACGCCCGCCCGGGGCAGTTGACATTGACACAACGTGTGACAACTTCGACCGCCTCGCGCTCGATGCGCGATCCACAGACAGGGCATCGTTCGGGCATCCTCCAGGACATGGCACCCGCGGGACGGGCGTCCTCTATGACGCTCGCTATCTCGGGGATAACGTCTCCCGCTTTGCGAATAATCACGCGATCGCCCACTCGCACATCTTTTCGGCGAACCTCGTCCTCGTTATGAAGTGTAGCGTGAGTGATCGTCGAGCCAGCCACAAACACCGGCTCGAGCACCGCAACGGGAGTCAGGGCGCCGGTGCGTCCAACGCCGAGTATTATGTCGATAACGGTAGTGGACTTTTCCTCGGGAGGAAACTTGAACGCTATAGCCCAGCGAGGGCTCTTGCTGGTGGCGCCCAGCGCGGACTGCTGATCGAGCGAGTCAACTTTGATGACCACGCCGTCAATCTCGTACGCGAGCGTACGGCGCTTTTCCCGCCACGCGGCGCAAAACGCCATGGCTTCCTCTATATCCGCCACCGTTGCGCTGTGCTCGCCAAGCCTGAACCCCAACTCTCCAAGATAAGACAACATCTCGGAGTGCCTGGCAGGCAACGCCCCGGATGAGTACGTTATCCCGAAGGTCGCCATCGACAGATTTCTTTTTGTCGTAACAGCCGGATCGAGCTGGCGCAGCGAACCAGCGGCCGCGTTCCTGGGATTGGCGAACAGCTTCTCCCCACTCTCGAGGCGCTCTTCGTTCAGTCTCAAAAACGAAGCCTCGGGCATGTAAACTTCGCCCACGACCTCGATCACATCCGGGACCGCTTCCGTCAGTAATCTGAGTGGTATCGCCGGGATCGTCCTGAGGTTCGCCGTGATATCTTCGCCCACCTCTCCATCCCCGCGCGTCGCGCCCCGCGTGAACAGGCCGTTCTCGTAGGTAAGGGCCACCGCCAGGCCATCGAGCTTCAGCTCGCAAACAAACCCGACGTCAGACGCATCGTGGCTCAAGCCTTTACAAACACGCCCGGAGAACGCCTCGAGCTCTGAAGCGGACACGGCATTGTCCAGGCTCATCATGCGGCCCCTGTGCGCCACCGGCTTGAATCCGTCGGCGGGCGGAACGCCGACCCTCTGCGTGGGAGAATCGGACGTGACGATCTCAGGGTGTCGCGTCTCCAGATCGAGAAGTTCCCGGTAAAGCTCGTCGTACTCGGCGTCGCTTACAACGGGGTCGTCCAGCGCGTAGTACCTGTAGATATGGTAGTTGATATCCTTGCGAAGACGCCTGGCATGAGCCTGTACATCATCTGGCAACTGCTCGGTCACGCGCTGCTCCCGGCTGTAGCGTCCACTATAACTTCCTGCAATCTGTTGGAGGCCAGAATATGACAAGGGCCTTGCCGGTCACCTTGCTTTGCGGCACTGACCCAAACGTCCTCGAGTCAAAAGAGTTCTGCTCGTTGTCACCCATTACAAATATATGATCATCCGGGACAAGCGTTGTATACGCTTTCGGCACATATCTGTTCGTGCTCTTGTGAACATACCTGTCGTTGACCACTATCCGGTCGTTTTCTACTCTCACCCGGTCACCGGCAAGCGCGACCACACGTTTGATCAACAAGTCGGGGCTACCCTCAATGTCCTTGAGAACGACCACATCCTCACGACTCGGTGTGGTGTTGCCACGGTACGGAACAATGAAAACCCTGTCGCAATCGTGCAACGTCGGCATCATTGATTCGCCGTGCACGATATACGGCCGCCCTACAAAAGCAATCAAGAGGAACACCGCCAGGAGGATTAAAAATGGAACCAGCATTATGGCGCCGGCCCCGGCGATGCCGAGACGGCGCAATGCCGTTCTTTCAGACGATTCGGAAAGCTGAGCGGGCGGCACCGGTCGACCGGGATAAAAACGCGGCGGCAACTGGCTGCTTGGCGCGGGCGAGCGCCCCTGTTGCCATGACTTGTCTTGCCGGATAGGTTTTTTCGCTTTCCACATCAACTCTCTCAAGATTACCTCATATTCGTCTCGCTAATTCGTGGCTTAGTCCAGCAAGCTGAGGAATGGTACACAACGCCACGTTTCCTGCGCTCGTCCGGCAAGACAGTATCTTCCTGGTGAAAAAATTAATATATCTCCGCCAGGTGGTTGAATTCGTCAGTCATGTGGTATAAATTCTACGATTAGTGGTAAGCATGCGGCTTGCGATGGCGGATATTTGTGATGGGACTGAAAGCCCCCTTTCGAGGGCTTTCTCTTGAAAAAACGCAACACAGGGATCGTACCCCTGTGTTGCGTTTTGCTCTTTTTGTCTTGACAATGGAGAACACATGAAAACCATTCTAATCTCTGATTCGGCGGCGCTGGGCATAATGGAGGTCAGGCCGGAACCAGCCTGGCGGGTGCGGCTGACCGGCCTGCGCAACAAAGATCTCCTTGCGCCGGACTACGGCGCGATGCATGTGGCCGCGTTCCTGAAAGCGAGCGGGCGCCGGATTCATGTCGCCAACTTGATCGCCGATGTGCACGACAGCGCCGCGCTCTTCACCGAGCCAAACACGAAACCAGACGAACTCTCCGGCTCAGGCATAGCGAAGCATGAATCAGCGCATGCTTCCAGGCGTTACCTCTTTGATACACTTGCCGACATCGACCCGGACGTGATCCTGGTTACGCTCTCTACCTACAATCTGGCGCTCTACACACGCAGCCTTCTCGGGGAAATCAAAACCGCGTGCCCTGGCGCCACGCTTGTCACCGGCGGCATCTACTCCACCATGCACCCGGAGGAGATACTCGCAGACGGTCACGCCGACGTGGTCATCCGTGGCGAGGGAGAACTGACCGCATCAGAGCTTCTGGACCGGCTCGCGGGCGGCCGTGACCTCGATGGGCTAAAAGGGGTCAGCTATCGACAGGGTGCGCAAGCGTATCACAACGCGCGCCGATCGCCAATCGCAAACCTGGACGCTCTCCCGCACCCGTACACCGTCAGCGATGAGTTCAACATATCAACTCGCTTCAATATCCTGTCGGAGTTGCTGCCGGAGGGAGACTGGATTCCCGGCGCGGGCTTTCTGACCTCGCGCGGTTGCCCCGAGGGCTGCTCTTTCTGCCTGGATCCGGCGATCAACGGCAGGCGCGCGCGCTTCCACTCGCCCGCATACGTTCGCGAAGTTCTCGAGTTCTGCGCGGACAGGTTCAGCGGCGGGGCAGGCGCTTTCTTTTTTGGGGACGCGGCGTTCACCTTGAACAAAAAACGGCTTGCCCGAATGCTCGAAACGCTGAAAGGCCTGCCGTACACCTACCAGATCCAGACACGCGCCGATTACCTGGACACCCCAACCATCGAACGCCTCGCAGCCAATGGTTTCACCAACGTGGCAATTGGCGCGGAGACGTTCAACGAGGACATATTGCGCACAGTCGTGCGCAAGCGCCTCGAAGTGCGCGACGTGCTCAAGGCCGCGCGCGCCGTATCCAGAGCGGGCATGAAGCCGATCTTGACGTTTATAATCGGGCTGCCCGGTGAGACCCGCGAAAGCGTGATGCGAACCCTCGAGATACTTAGAGAGAATGGCCTTTACGACGCCACGTTCTTCCCGCTCGTGGTGTTCAAGGGCACGGCGCTGTTTGATGAGTTCAAGGCGCGTGTGACGCCAGAGGAGATGGAGAACCTGCGGCTGAATCCATCCAGCGAAGAGTTTATATCCGTGAGCGATGAGTTCCCGAGGGCGCAGGAGCTCATGGATTTCACGGAGCAGGTGAACACTGAACTGCTGTCGTCGCGCCCAACCGCATTACCGTGATGTTTCTCGACCAGGCCAAGTTCCGCGCCCAGCGGTAACAGGGCTTCCAGTCGAGTGAGCGCAAAGTTGTATCCAGAAAACCCGATGCGGTATATTAGACTCATGACGCGACACGGGAGAGACGATTGATGTCTGATTCGATGAAGTTTCAGGGGTGCTACCTGCATCCGCAAAGGCCGGCAGATCGAAAATGCGTCAACTGCGAACAGCCTATCTGCGCGCTCTGCGAAGAAGAGAGTTGTGAAGCGCTCTTGTGCCTTCCATGTAAAGAGAAATTGGAAAAACTCAAAAAACCTGGTCTGTCCAAAGCGGTAAAGGACGCTGAAGTCGCTCCCGCGCCGAAGCGCCAGACCCCGTTTGCCGTGGGCGAGCTGACTATCACGGAAGAAGGTCGGGTCTTTGCGCCTTCGGTCGAGCAGAAAGACGAAGAAAAGACGGCGCATGTGAACGGCGCTGAGCCACCGCCCGAGAAAGAGCAACCCGCGACCAAGGAGATCCCGGCCAAACCAAAAAAATCGAGCGCCGCGAAAACCGCCGAAGAAGCCCATGACGTGAAACCCGCGAGAAAGCGCGCCGGTTCCGCGTCCCGCGCCAGGACAAAATCCGAGAAACCGCCTAAACCGCCTAAAGAACACAGGGAGCGAACCGGGCCACTCTACCAGCTCGTTTCCGCAATCCCGTTCGGCGTGGGCGCGGCTGTCGGCGTTTCGTGCGTATGGTTGGTTGTCACGTTCCTTGCGAAGCAGTGGAGCCAGATCTCCGTCCTGACCACCGGCATGGTAGTTCCCTGGGCCCTTTACAAAGGAACGACCATGAGAAAACGGCATGGCAAGCGAGTCTGGGCTTCTCCACTTCGACCTTTGTGGACAGGCGTCACCTCGCTCACTGTCGTTGCAGCCATCACGCCGCTTCTCGAGTTCATCGCCTACAAGATCATCTACGGGACAAACTCGTTGAGACTGCCTTTCAGCGATTTTATGACGAGGTACTTCACTGCGACAGATTGGATCCTGGTTGTCTGCGGCATGGCGCTGGCTTTCATCATGCCTTTCATCCTCGTCTCCGGGGAAGACTGGAAGAAGCCGGATTAGCCAGGGGTCAGGCACCGTCTACCTTTGCGTCTACCGCTACGCGGTAGACGCAAAGTCAAAAGTCCAGGGCGAGGGGCTACTGGCGTATCATGTCTACCCTTTATCACATCCTGAACCGCGTGTACGCGGAAGCGAGGGGATTGTACCGCTTGCCGTGAACCACTCCGCGAGCGAGCTTCTCGAGCAGGTCGCCGGGGCCGTCAAAATCGTCCATCTCCACGTACGCGGCGCCCAGGCGCGTCGGCTCATGGGAGTCGCTGCCCGCCCCGCGCGCAAACTTTTTTCCCACGAGAAATCTTCGAGCCAGCGCGTTGGCTATCGGCAGGCGCGGCTTTCCGTTGAACTCCTCGATGATATCTATCATGTCATCGAGCGCCTCCAGGTCTTTGGCTTTGAGCCTCTTCAACTTGAGCAGGTCAAAGGGGTGCGGCACATAGACTAGCCCGCCCTGCGCGCGGATGCGCTCCATGGTCTCGACCGGGCTCAGGTGGTCGGGAATCCACTCCTTTAGAAACAACCCGCAAATCTCGCCGTCTGTCGTGCGGACTTCCTCGCCCACAAGGATCCGCGGGGCCCACTCGCCACGGGCGCGGGACTCCTCGGCGAGGCGCGAGAACTCGAGCGCACCCTCGATGACATCGTGATCCATTATCGCGACAGCATCCACGCCGCGCTCCCGGCACGATGCGACCAGGCGCTCGAACGTGATGATCGAATCCGGCGAAAAAACTGTGT is a window of Candidatus Anoxymicrobium japonicum DNA encoding:
- a CDS encoding DNA ligase (NAD(+)) LigA, with the protein product MPDDVQAHARRLRKDINYHIYRYYALDDPVVSDAEYDELYRELLDLETRHPEIVTSDSPTQRVGVPPADGFKPVAHRGRMMSLDNAVSASELEAFSGRVCKGLSHDASDVGFVCELKLDGLAVALTYENGLFTRGATRGDGEVGEDITANLRTIPAIPLRLLTEAVPDVIEVVGEVYMPEASFLRLNEERLESGEKLFANPRNAAAGSLRQLDPAVTTKRNLSMATFGITYSSGALPARHSEMLSYLGELGFRLGEHSATVADIEEAMAFCAAWREKRRTLAYEIDGVVIKVDSLDQQSALGATSKSPRWAIAFKFPPEEKSTTVIDIILGVGRTGALTPVAVLEPVFVAGSTITHATLHNEDEVRRKDVRVGDRVIIRKAGDVIPEIASVIEDARPAGAMSWRMPERCPVCGSRIEREAVEVVTRCVNVNCPGRAFERILHFGSRIAMDIEGLGEATVMQLLEKRFVKDVGDIFNLTRERVGELPGFKDRAADNLVNAIDAARDRPLWRLVFGLGIRHVGSHVAKVVTERFRSIEALAAADESDLLSVREIGPRIAKSIAFFFHQEENARLIEKLRASGVRMSDERIAEGACPLAGKTFVLTGALEDFTREGASAIIEGLGGRVSSSVSKKTDFLLAGADPGSKLEKAIGLGVQVIDEQEFKRMTVVK
- the lepB gene encoding signal peptidase I encodes the protein MWKAKKPIRQDKSWQQGRSPAPSSQLPPRFYPGRPVPPAQLSESSERTALRRLGIAGAGAIMLVPFLILLAVFLLIAFVGRPYIVHGESMMPTLHDCDRVFIVPYRGNTTPSREDVVVLKDIEGSPDLLIKRVVALAGDRVRVENDRIVVNDRYVHKSTNRYVPKAYTTLVPDDHIFVMGDNEQNSFDSRTFGSVPQSKVTGKALVIFWPPTDCRKL
- a CDS encoding histidinol-phosphatase — protein: MKVDFHVHTVFSPDSIITFERLVASCRERGVDAVAIMDHDVIEGALEFSRLAEESRARGEWAPRILVGEEVRTTDGEICGLFLKEWIPDHLSPVETMERIRAQGGLVYVPHPFDLLKLKRLKAKDLEALDDMIDIIEEFNGKPRLPIANALARRFLVGKKFARGAGSDSHEPTRLGAAYVEMDDFDGPGDLLEKLARGVVHGKRYNPLASAYTRFRM